A section of the Clostridium sp. TW13 genome encodes:
- a CDS encoding DUF4085 domain-containing protein produces the protein MKYFTKEWYELCQKTYAHLILEEDEQAESFSEEYFQKLYLEKLNEFLDSWRDVYKIEQEPFYKEKFSKQFEDRFIYRQEHLKKILPEKILKKIADIRVFVLDRASRQVINDVTGFCNDNEKLVDKTIKAYNKYYSEASKSFNKDMVENINFHDCLITDIKQTDEYLSILFDNSGGFTDVYEIRLENYNIIKQDASLENSWWLYDEVYKVDDKYEIHALLENKNIGLIEFTASTENISFKHN, from the coding sequence ATGAAATACTTTACTAAAGAGTGGTATGAATTATGTCAAAAGACCTATGCTCATCTTATCTTAGAAGAAGATGAACAAGCAGAATCTTTTTCAGAAGAATATTTTCAAAAGTTGTACCTTGAAAAGTTGAATGAGTTTTTAGATTCGTGGCGAGATGTTTATAAAATAGAACAGGAGCCATTTTATAAAGAAAAGTTTTCTAAACAATTCGAAGATAGATTTATATATCGTCAGGAACATTTAAAAAAAATACTTCCTGAAAAAATATTAAAAAAGATAGCAGATATCCGTGTTTTTGTATTAGATAGGGCATCACGTCAAGTAATAAACGACGTAACTGGATTTTGTAATGATAATGAAAAGTTGGTGGATAAGACCATTAAAGCATATAATAAATATTATAGTGAAGCTTCGAAATCATTCAATAAGGACATGGTTGAAAATATAAATTTTCATGATTGTCTTATTACAGATATAAAGCAAACAGATGAGTATTTATCAATACTATTTGATAATTCTGGTGGTTTTACTGATGTATATGAGATACGGCTTGAGAATTATAATATAATAAAACAAGATGCTTCATTGGAAAACTCATGGTGGCTTTATGATGAAGTATATAAAGTTGATGACAAATATGAAATACATGCTTTACTTGAAAATAAGAATATTGGTCTGATAGAATTTACAGCAAGTACTGAAAATATCTCTTTTAAACATAATTAA
- the hydG gene encoding [FeFe] hydrogenase H-cluster radical SAM maturase HydG has translation MYNVKSKVATEFIDDQEILDTLKFAEENKRNRELINEIIEKAKTCNGLSHKEAAVLLECDLEDENQKMFSLAEEIKKKFYGNRIVMFAPLYLSNYCVNGCIYCPYHHGNKHIRRKKLTQEEIAKEVIALQDLGHKRLALETGEDPVNSPIEYVLESIKTIYSIKHKNGAIRRVNVNIAATTVENYRKLKEAGIGTYILFQETYNKKSYEELHPTGPKHDYAYHTEAMDRAMEGGIDDVGLGVLYGLNMYRYDFVGLLMHAEHLEAANGVGPHTISVPRIRPADDINPEDFSNAISDEIFQKIVAVLRIAVPYTGLIVSTRESQKTREKALHLGISQVSGASSTSVGGYAEKEKPEESSAQFDVNDDRTLDEIVNWLLELGYIPSFCTACYREGRTGDRFMSLVKSGQIANCCQPNALMTLKEYLEDYASADTKAKGEKVIQDEINNISSEKVKEVVKEHLKDLNAGKRDFRF, from the coding sequence ATGTACAACGTTAAATCAAAAGTCGCTACTGAATTTATTGATGATCAAGAAATATTAGACACTCTTAAATTTGCTGAAGAAAATAAAAGGAATCGTGAATTAATAAATGAAATTATAGAAAAAGCAAAAACTTGTAATGGACTTTCTCATAAAGAAGCTGCTGTCTTACTTGAATGTGATTTAGAAGATGAGAATCAAAAAATGTTTTCTCTTGCAGAAGAAATAAAGAAGAAATTTTATGGCAATCGTATTGTAATGTTTGCTCCTTTATATCTTTCAAACTATTGTGTTAATGGTTGCATATACTGTCCATACCATCATGGAAATAAGCATATAAGAAGAAAGAAGCTTACTCAAGAAGAAATAGCTAAAGAAGTTATTGCTTTACAAGATCTTGGACACAAGAGATTAGCACTTGAAACTGGTGAAGATCCAGTTAACTCTCCTATTGAATATGTGCTTGAAAGTATAAAAACTATCTATAGCATTAAACATAAAAATGGTGCTATAAGAAGAGTAAATGTAAATATTGCAGCTACTACTGTTGAAAACTATAGAAAACTTAAAGAAGCAGGTATAGGAACTTATATTTTATTCCAAGAAACCTACAATAAGAAATCTTATGAAGAACTTCATCCAACTGGACCAAAGCATGACTATGCTTATCACACAGAAGCAATGGATAGAGCTATGGAAGGTGGAATTGATGATGTAGGTTTAGGGGTACTTTATGGACTTAACATGTATCGTTATGATTTTGTAGGTCTTTTAATGCATGCAGAACATCTTGAAGCTGCTAATGGCGTTGGCCCTCATACTATCAGTGTTCCTAGAATACGTCCTGCTGATGATATTAATCCAGAAGATTTCAGTAATGCAATTTCAGATGAAATATTCCAAAAAATTGTAGCAGTATTACGTATTGCTGTTCCATATACAGGACTAATAGTTTCAACTAGAGAATCTCAAAAAACTAGAGAAAAAGCACTTCACCTTGGAATTTCTCAAGTCAGTGGAGCTTCTTCAACAAGTGTAGGTGGTTATGCTGAAAAAGAGAAACCAGAAGAAAGTTCTGCTCAATTTGATGTAAATGATGATAGAACTTTAGATGAAATTGTTAACTGGCTACTTGAGTTAGGATACATTCCAAGTTTCTGTACAGCTTGCTATCGTGAAGGAAGAACTGGGGACAGATTTATGTCTCTTGTGAAATCAGGACAAATTGCAAACTGCTGCCAACCAAATGCACTTATGACACTAAAAGAATACCTAGAAGACTATGCTTCTGCTGATACAAAAGCAAAGGGTGAAAAGGTAATTCAAGATGAAATTAACAATATATCAAGTGAGAAAGTTAAAGAAGTTGTTAAAGAGCATTTAAAAGATCTTAACGCTGGAAAACGTGATTTTAGATTTTAA
- a CDS encoding TM1266 family iron-only hydrogenase system putative regulator, producing the protein MDTRIALIGIIVENEEVTEKLNSTLHEYRKYIVGRMGIPYHQKNVCIISVVIDATNDVISSLSGKLGMINGINVKTIYSKTGK; encoded by the coding sequence ATGGATACGCGAATAGCACTAATTGGTATTATTGTTGAAAATGAAGAAGTAACAGAAAAACTTAATTCAACTCTACATGAATACAGAAAATATATTGTTGGAAGAATGGGCATACCATATCATCAGAAGAATGTATGTATTATCAGTGTGGTCATTGATGCTACCAATGATGTTATAAGCTCTTTATCTGGTAAACTTGGTATGATTAACGGCATAAACGTAAAAACTATCTATTCCAAGACAGGTAAATAA
- a CDS encoding NfeD family protein, which produces MIYLWVAIIIVSVIADIATSLMLFVWYGVGALVAAILELYGFGFGSQVVAFAVVGSILTIIFYPIFKRKLKNIPKTLTREEQYIGTELVAKEDIDRNGRIMVDGAYWSVINEGEPIKAGNKIKIIAIKGTKFLVKGE; this is translated from the coding sequence GTGATTTATTTATGGGTAGCCATAATAATTGTATCTGTAATTGCTGATATTGCTACCAGTTTAATGTTATTTGTATGGTATGGTGTAGGAGCTTTAGTTGCAGCCATACTTGAACTATATGGTTTTGGTTTTGGCTCTCAGGTAGTTGCGTTTGCAGTGGTAGGAAGTATTCTAACAATTATTTTCTATCCAATATTTAAGCGAAAACTTAAAAACATACCTAAGACACTTACCAGAGAAGAGCAGTATATAGGAACAGAATTAGTTGCCAAAGAGGATATAGATAGAAATGGCAGAATAATGGTAGATGGAGCTTACTGGTCAGTTATTAATGAAGGTGAACCAATTAAGGCAGGCAATAAAATTAAGATTATTGCAATTAAAGGAACTAAATTTTTAGTAAAAGGGGAATAG
- a CDS encoding SPFH domain-containing protein produces the protein MLKIIITVIVFVLIIAILSSIKVVNTGSVMVAERLGQFNRMLEPGWHFLIPFIDYVRRRVSTKQQIIDIPPQNVITKDNVNISIDNVIFYKVMNAKDAVYNIENYMDGIRYATITNMRNIVGEMTLDEVLSGRDRINSKLLTIVDEITDAYGIKLLSVEIKNILPPREIQEAMEKQMKAERSKRATILEAEGAKQAEIARAEGVKQAKILEAEAAKEANIRKAEGLREAQLLEAQGKADAIKEVALAEAQAIKNVNDAIISSGTNEVVIALKQVEALKEMAKNPANKLILPNETLSSLGSIAAIADTLKGTK, from the coding sequence ATGTTAAAAATTATTATTACTGTAATAGTATTTGTATTGATAATAGCCATATTATCATCAATTAAAGTTGTTAATACAGGAAGTGTAATGGTAGCTGAGAGATTGGGACAATTCAATAGAATGTTAGAACCAGGCTGGCATTTCTTAATTCCATTTATAGACTATGTAAGAAGAAGAGTATCAACAAAGCAACAAATTATAGATATACCACCTCAAAATGTTATTACCAAAGATAATGTTAATATTTCTATAGATAATGTTATATTCTATAAAGTTATGAATGCTAAGGATGCTGTTTACAACATAGAAAATTATATGGATGGTATTAGATATGCAACAATAACTAATATGAGAAATATAGTTGGTGAAATGACACTTGATGAAGTTTTATCAGGTAGAGATAGAATAAATTCAAAGCTTTTAACTATAGTAGATGAAATTACTGATGCTTACGGAATTAAACTTCTTTCAGTTGAAATTAAAAACATACTTCCACCAAGAGAAATCCAAGAAGCTATGGAAAAACAAATGAAAGCAGAAAGAAGTAAGAGAGCTACAATTCTTGAAGCAGAAGGTGCAAAACAAGCTGAAATTGCTAGAGCGGAAGGTGTTAAGCAAGCTAAAATACTTGAAGCTGAAGCTGCAAAGGAAGCTAATATAAGAAAAGCAGAAGGTTTAAGAGAAGCACAACTTTTAGAAGCACAAGGTAAAGCAGATGCTATTAAAGAAGTAGCTTTAGCTGAAGCGCAAGCAATTAAAAATGTAAATGATGCAATTATTTCATCAGGAACTAATGAAGTTGTTATAGCGTTAAAGCAAGTTGAAGCATTAAAAGAAATGGCCAAGAATCCAGCTAATAAGTTGATCCTTCCAAATGAGACTTTATCATCTTTAGGCTCAATAGCAGCTATTGCTGATACATTAAAAGGTACAAAATAA
- a CDS encoding pseudouridine synthase: MRINKLLSNLGFCSRRDTNRLIEENRITVNGKLCVPGQWVEKEDTILIDGKPISEREKIYIALNKPIGVTCTAASEVKNNIIEYLNYPEYIFPVGRLDKDSQGLILMTNDGELANKILESENEHEKEYIVTLNRPYDDEFIKRMSDGVEIDGVKTRACKLKRINEDTFNIILTQGLNKQIRKMSKACGYTVVRLERIRILNIKLDGINYGGWRKLSSEEVSELIQMCKNTSYK; this comes from the coding sequence ATGAGAATAAATAAGCTTTTAAGTAATCTTGGCTTTTGTTCAAGGAGAGACACTAATAGACTAATAGAAGAAAATAGAATAACAGTTAACGGAAAACTTTGTGTTCCTGGGCAATGGGTAGAGAAAGAAGATACTATACTTATAGATGGTAAACCTATTTCAGAAAGAGAAAAAATATATATAGCATTAAATAAACCAATAGGAGTAACTTGTACTGCAGCTAGTGAAGTGAAGAATAATATAATAGAGTATTTGAATTATCCAGAATATATTTTTCCAGTAGGGAGATTAGACAAGGATTCTCAAGGATTAATATTAATGACCAATGATGGAGAACTTGCAAATAAGATTTTAGAATCAGAAAATGAACATGAAAAAGAGTATATAGTAACATTAAATAGGCCATATGACGATGAATTTATAAAAAGGATGTCTGATGGAGTAGAGATAGATGGAGTTAAAACCAGAGCGTGTAAGTTAAAGAGAATAAATGAAGATACTTTTAATATAATCCTGACTCAAGGTCTTAATAAACAAATCAGAAAAATGAGTAAAGCTTGCGGATATACAGTTGTTAGATTAGAGAGGATTAGAATTCTTAATATAAAACTTGATGGAATTAATTATGGGGGATGGCGTAAGTTAAGTAGTGAAGAGGTATCTGAACTAATTCAAATGTGCAAGAATACAAGTTATAAGTAG
- a CDS encoding MarR family winged helix-turn-helix transcriptional regulator, with the protein MDKYDCIKLDNQVCFSLYAASREIIKLYKPILDKFNLTYTQYVAMLVLWEEEKSTVKGIGERLHLDSGTLTPLLKKIENMGLIKRYRDVNDDRVVIVELTDEGRALKEKIVEVPNAIFCKVGLSPEEAKILKDSLDNLLRTLDE; encoded by the coding sequence ATGGATAAATATGATTGCATTAAGTTGGATAACCAAGTGTGTTTTTCCTTATATGCAGCTTCAAGAGAAATAATTAAATTATATAAACCTATACTTGATAAGTTTAATCTTACCTATACTCAATATGTAGCTATGCTTGTATTGTGGGAAGAAGAAAAATCTACAGTGAAAGGTATTGGAGAAAGATTACACTTAGATTCAGGAACATTAACACCATTATTAAAAAAGATAGAAAATATGGGGTTGATCAAAAGATATAGAGATGTCAATGATGATAGAGTTGTAATAGTAGAATTAACAGATGAAGGTAGAGCCTTAAAAGAAAAGATAGTAGAAGTGCCTAATGCAATATTTTGTAAGGTAGGTCTATCACCTGAAGAGGCAAAAATACTAAAAGATAGTTTAGATAATTTACTAAGGACCTTAGATGAATAG
- a CDS encoding DUF3892 domain-containing protein has protein sequence MNNDDGRLGGLPININEEVPTPNQDADSIQALIKKSGDVTGYQLSNGEKISKSEGVRRAKNGEISGVAVGVSKKGEEYLRSLPDQDESNNLNTLPSIHE, from the coding sequence ATGAATAATGATGATGGAAGATTAGGTGGATTGCCTATAAACATTAATGAGGAAGTTCCAACACCTAACCAGGATGCTGATTCTATACAAGCATTAATTAAAAAATCAGGAGATGTAACAGGATATCAACTTTCAAATGGAGAAAAGATATCAAAGTCTGAAGGTGTGAGAAGAGCTAAGAATGGTGAAATATCAGGAGTAGCAGTTGGTGTTTCTAAGAAGGGTGAAGAATATTTAAGAAGTTTACCAGATCAAGATGAGTCCAATAATTTGAATACCTTACCTTCAATTCACGAATAG
- a CDS encoding metallophosphoesterase, whose translation MIFRQKNLKQILIMTIAILILTNSFLFFPKKVAIAEIKNNTDSKNNKVVFGVISDTHIAPKKSNEISRLAKAFEFFNKQKTDAIAVVGDLTDSGKKIDYDIWNSIKKSTVDNIKLVASMGNHEKDTAALFTECTGDKPNANYVINGYHFITLSPGTGPLDLSTGRGQTQGGADYSYVTNWLKTQLDSAVKEDPKKPIFVFFHHPMENTYYTTSDCHGYGLSTGKDDSFNSVFSHYPQVVAFSGHTHAPNNNPTSIWQDGGFTAINTSTLSYAGLEKGMISGSQNPNDAYLVAQAMTVEVNGSRILIHNYNLVTDRYIPQTWEFDVSSPSSFIYTKTRKRKAKLPVFNHRNITINNITDYDATIKFKQATVPPNNIDDIIEAYKFDIINKKTGNLVTSFKNWSKYYLDPVPDSISQNIYSLEPSTEYIVKVYAIDAYDNVSNSNLCITFTTHKSNSINTTPIIYFNVVVLIICFAYLLIKKLRKNTTEHINS comes from the coding sequence ATGATATTCAGACAAAAAAATCTTAAACAAATTCTTATTATGACTATAGCTATATTAATACTTACAAATTCTTTTTTATTTTTTCCTAAAAAAGTTGCTATAGCTGAAATTAAAAATAATACTGACTCTAAAAATAATAAAGTTGTTTTTGGAGTCATATCTGACACTCATATAGCTCCAAAAAAGTCTAATGAAATTTCAAGATTAGCCAAAGCATTCGAATTTTTTAATAAGCAAAAAACTGATGCTATTGCTGTTGTTGGAGATCTTACAGACTCAGGAAAAAAAATAGATTATGATATCTGGAATTCAATTAAAAAATCAACAGTTGATAATATAAAGTTGGTAGCTTCTATGGGAAATCATGAAAAAGATACAGCTGCTTTGTTTACTGAATGTACAGGTGATAAACCAAATGCTAATTATGTTATCAATGGATATCATTTTATAACTTTAAGTCCAGGTACAGGTCCACTAGATTTATCCACTGGTAGAGGACAAACTCAAGGTGGAGCTGATTATTCTTACGTAACTAATTGGTTAAAAACTCAGCTTGATTCTGCTGTGAAAGAAGATCCTAAAAAACCTATTTTCGTTTTTTTTCATCATCCTATGGAAAATACCTATTACACAACAAGTGATTGCCATGGGTATGGATTATCAACAGGTAAAGATGATTCCTTTAATTCTGTATTTAGCCATTATCCTCAAGTAGTAGCTTTTTCTGGTCACACACATGCACCAAATAATAATCCTACTAGCATATGGCAAGATGGAGGTTTCACTGCTATAAATACTTCTACCCTTTCCTATGCTGGACTAGAAAAAGGCATGATTAGTGGTAGCCAAAATCCTAATGATGCTTATCTAGTAGCTCAAGCAATGACAGTTGAAGTTAATGGAAGCAGAATATTAATCCATAATTACAATCTTGTAACAGATAGATACATTCCTCAAACTTGGGAATTTGATGTATCTTCTCCTTCAAGTTTTATTTATACAAAAACTCGTAAGCGAAAAGCCAAATTACCTGTTTTTAATCATAGGAATATTACTATTAATAATATAACTGATTATGATGCTACTATAAAATTCAAGCAAGCAACTGTTCCTCCTAACAATATAGATGATATTATAGAAGCATATAAATTTGATATTATTAACAAGAAGACTGGTAACCTTGTTACAAGCTTCAAAAATTGGTCAAAGTATTACTTAGACCCTGTGCCAGATTCTATATCTCAAAACATTTATTCATTAGAACCATCGACAGAGTATATAGTAAAAGTATATGCTATAGATGCATATGACAATGTTAGCAACTCAAACTTATGTATAACATTTACTACACATAAATCAAATTCTATAAATACAACTCCAATCATATATTTTAATGTTGTAGTGCTAATAATATGTTTTGCATATTTATTAATTAAAAAATTACGTAAAAATACAACTGAACATATTAATTCATAA
- a CDS encoding metallophosphoesterase has protein sequence MISRNKFFNRMLILVATTLVIATSTSPLNMESTFAENKVITLSNKSTPDITANNLSFGVISDTHVGPRKHNEIDRLTKVFKFFNKNKADALAVVGDLTDGGQKEEYNTWKSILKANKGNLKLVASMGNHEGNSASLFTDTTGEKPNANYIINGYHFITLSPGLGNFNEDTGRGKIQGGDNYAYVANWLKNQLKAAVNEDPKKPIFVFFHHPLQYTTYVSNERHGRGLSTGKDSTFKSVFSGYPQVVTFFGHTHAPNNNPTSIWQDGGFTAINTSTLSYAGLESGMVGGKVEPKDCQDVAQAMSVEVKGSKISIHNYDLLSDKDIAQTWQFDVSSPKSFIYTKARSKDAQAPIFEDTNSISVNNVNLTEATLKFNQASEPYNKINDIVECYKYDLINQKTGRVIKSFKNWSEYYIDPMPQFITQKITGLTPGTEYIVKIYAIDAFNKISDSYLSITFNTEKLIKSPKLSNSNDKKTL, from the coding sequence ATGATATCAAGAAATAAATTTTTCAATAGAATGTTAATACTAGTCGCAACAACATTAGTTATAGCAACTTCTACTTCACCTTTAAATATGGAATCAACTTTTGCTGAAAATAAAGTGATCACTTTATCTAATAAATCCACTCCAGATATAACTGCAAATAATTTATCATTTGGAGTTATATCTGATACTCATGTAGGACCTCGTAAACATAATGAAATTGACCGATTAACTAAAGTATTTAAATTTTTTAATAAAAATAAGGCTGATGCACTTGCTGTTGTTGGCGACCTTACAGATGGTGGACAAAAGGAAGAATATAATACATGGAAATCTATTCTTAAGGCAAATAAAGGTAACCTAAAGTTAGTAGCCTCTATGGGCAATCATGAAGGCAATAGTGCTAGTTTATTTACTGATACAACAGGAGAAAAACCTAATGCCAATTATATAATAAATGGATATCATTTCATTACTTTAAGTCCTGGTTTAGGAAACTTCAATGAAGATACTGGCAGAGGAAAAATCCAAGGTGGGGATAATTATGCATATGTAGCTAATTGGTTAAAAAATCAATTAAAAGCTGCTGTAAATGAAGATCCTAAGAAACCTATCTTTGTATTTTTCCATCATCCATTACAATATACTACTTATGTTTCAAATGAACGTCATGGCAGAGGTCTTTCTACTGGTAAAGATTCTACATTTAAATCAGTATTCAGTGGATATCCTCAAGTTGTAACTTTTTTTGGACATACTCATGCGCCAAATAATAATCCTACTAGCATATGGCAAGATGGAGGTTTTACTGCTATAAACACTTCTACACTTTCTTATGCTGGACTTGAAAGCGGAATGGTTGGTGGCAAAGTTGAACCTAAAGATTGTCAAGATGTAGCCCAAGCAATGTCAGTTGAAGTTAAAGGCAGCAAAATTTCAATTCATAATTATGACCTTTTATCAGATAAAGATATTGCTCAAACATGGCAATTTGATGTATCATCACCAAAAAGCTTTATTTATACTAAAGCACGTAGTAAAGATGCTCAAGCTCCTATTTTTGAAGATACAAACTCAATTTCTGTAAATAATGTTAATCTAACAGAAGCTACATTAAAATTCAACCAGGCCTCTGAACCATACAATAAAATAAATGATATAGTTGAATGTTATAAATATGATTTAATTAACCAAAAAACTGGCCGTGTTATTAAAAGTTTTAAAAATTGGTCTGAATATTATATTGATCCTATGCCACAGTTTATTACACAGAAAATAACCGGGCTAACTCCTGGAACAGAGTACATTGTGAAAATATATGCAATAGATGCCTTTAATAAAATTAGTGACTCTTATTTATCAATAACATTTAATACTGAAAAACTTATAAAATCACCTAAGCTTTCAAATTCAAATGATAAAAAAACACTATAA
- a CDS encoding alpha/beta-type small acid-soluble spore protein: MSRVLIPEAKQGLATFKNEVAGELGVPFKEYNGDLSSRQCGSVGGEMVKRMIQDYESHIK, encoded by the coding sequence ATGTCAAGAGTGTTAATTCCAGAGGCCAAGCAAGGTTTAGCTACTTTCAAAAATGAGGTAGCGGGAGAATTAGGAGTTCCATTTAAAGAATATAATGGAGACTTATCATCAAGGCAATGTGGTTCCGTAGGTGGCGAAATGGTTAAAAGAATGATACAGGATTATGAAAGTCATATTAAGTAA
- a CDS encoding alpha/beta-type small acid-soluble spore protein — protein MSKSIIVPQAKQGLRNFKNEVAGELGVPFKEYNGDLTAKECGSVGGEMVKRMVQQYESTIK, from the coding sequence ATGTCAAAGTCAATAATAGTTCCACAAGCAAAACAAGGCTTAAGAAATTTTAAGAATGAAGTAGCAGGTGAATTAGGAGTTCCATTTAAGGAATACAATGGAGACTTAACAGCAAAAGAATGTGGTTCCGTAGGTGGCGAAATGGTTAAGAGAATGGTTCAGCAATATGAGAGCACTATAAAGTAA
- a CDS encoding metallophosphoesterase family protein, producing the protein MDKVKIVHCADLHFDTPFSDLDTKLSKIRQDELRDTFSKIIHLCKVKNAEILLIAGDVFDNSSVKKITLQFLKEKFMEIPEVRIFIVAGNHDPLNNRSFYNMIDWPSNVHIFSNQFESVVIEELNTVVIGASFKESYEKKSLLRDYNSDNSFQKYIKLMILHGDVSQVEDGNEYNPITETEIARTSVDYLALGHKHAFSGIKRSGNTFYAYCGCPEGRGYDELGEKGVIIGEVYRENVQLEFVPTNKRNYKELQVDVSGIISKEGIVKRVLSEVDSNSINDIYRILLKGEIDEDFVVDINSLQNSLERYFFSVKVKDDTTIKVDVNKLSKEYSIKGLFSAKMLEKINTAANEEEKEKLIRAFKIGLQSLSKEEVNLGDN; encoded by the coding sequence ATGGATAAAGTAAAAATAGTTCATTGTGCAGACTTACATTTTGATACACCTTTCAGTGATTTAGACACCAAATTATCTAAAATTAGGCAAGATGAGCTGAGAGATACTTTTTCAAAAATAATACATTTATGCAAGGTGAAAAATGCTGAAATTTTACTAATTGCAGGCGATGTTTTTGATAATAGTAGTGTGAAAAAAATTACATTACAATTTTTAAAAGAAAAGTTCATGGAGATACCAGAAGTAAGAATATTTATTGTAGCAGGAAATCATGATCCATTAAATAATAGAAGTTTTTACAATATGATAGATTGGCCAAGTAATGTTCACATATTTTCAAATCAGTTTGAGAGTGTTGTAATAGAAGAACTAAATACAGTGGTTATAGGAGCTTCATTTAAAGAAAGTTATGAGAAAAAATCTTTACTTAGGGATTATAATTCAGACAACAGTTTTCAAAAATATATAAAGTTAATGATATTGCATGGAGATGTATCTCAAGTTGAAGATGGTAATGAATATAATCCAATTACAGAAACTGAAATTGCAAGAACTTCAGTAGATTATTTAGCATTAGGACATAAACATGCATTCTCAGGGATTAAAAGAAGCGGCAATACCTTTTATGCTTATTGTGGATGTCCTGAAGGAAGAGGATATGATGAGTTGGGTGAGAAAGGTGTAATTATAGGGGAAGTCTATAGGGAAAATGTGCAACTTGAATTTGTTCCAACTAATAAACGAAACTATAAGGAATTGCAAGTAGATGTTTCAGGAATTATATCAAAGGAAGGAATAGTAAAGAGAGTTCTTTCTGAAGTGGATAGCAATTCTATAAACGATATTTATAGGATACTTTTAAAGGGTGAGATAGATGAGGATTTTGTTGTTGATATTAATTCACTGCAAAATTCATTGGAAAGATATTTCTTTTCAGTGAAAGTTAAAGATGATACTACAATTAAAGTTGATGTAAATAAACTAAGTAAAGAATACTCAATTAAAGGATTATTTAGCGCTAAGATGTTAGAGAAGATAAATACAGCTGCTAATGAAGAAGAAAAAGAGAAGTTGATTAGAGCCTTTAAAATAGGGTTACAAAGTTTATCAAAGGAAGAGGTGAACTTAGGTGATAATTAA